The nucleotide sequence GTCAAGAAATTGAATTCCCAAGGAATTGAAAATGTCTTATTTGCATCCTCACCCTTTTATATTTCCATAATTTACATTTGGTGCCACAAtaagttttgatattttttatctTTGTTACTCCATTCGTTTCTTTTGTGAacctatttcatttttattttattaaaaataataatattttttttaatttaaaaataatttaacttatacttttaattttattcttaataagAAATTTTATAAATACTATAATATAATTAAGGTCACaaattttaaaagaattataaccacacaaatgtgaTGGTttgtttaaaatcataaattttaaaaatatttatttttttattaaactcTGTGCTCAATCAATATATCACATAAATTGAAAGTAAAGGAGTACTATTTGCTTAGGCTAAAGGGTTTTGACAGGTTTATCAAAAGTACAAAGAAACCAATGATAATATTAAACAAGACAGATTTATGTAGAATTAAAAGCAAATAAAGATTACTAAAtaaattttgtgaaataattttttcttgttaatattggtccttttatattaaatattaaattttaacagaattttttttctcaatttatacAATAGTATAAAATTTTCGACAACTTTTGCAACAAAAAGTATCCTTAATAATGTAATTTTATCGGCATATGAATATGATAGTATATAAAATTTTCACAGCTCTTGTCACTTTTTAACTATTCACTTAATTTGGATTTTGGAGCATTAAAGGATTCAAATATTACCGACATACAAAATTCCAAATTGTTATGAAGGAAATATCTGTTCATTAGAACTGACATGATGTGCATATAGTGTATTTATGATTTACTTAACCATCAAGTATTAGCTGTACTATTATTATAGTTAATGCATTTGGACCAAAAACATATTTCAAAGAAGTTAAAGGGTTCACCACGCAATTAAAGGAGAAGTATCCCAAACCCAATATGAAAAGGAAATAGCAGTTGGACTCCTATAAATAGATACCTCGAGTGGTGCTTAGGTTTGCCAAACCAAATAGCCCAAACGGGtttagaaaaaaaagaaggaaaagaactctTCTagttttctctctcttctctcgaTTCCTCTGCTCTTTCTCTAAACAGTTACACAACAATGGCGGCTACTCGGAAGTCAAGCGGACCGGTTCTCCGGTCACTTTCACCGGCTGGAAGATTTTATTCTCCGGGTCAAAGGACCGGTTCTGCTTTTGCTTCCTCAACTTCCGGTTTTTCAACCGGTTCACATACAATTCTCCACAGATCAACTTCTCCGAACCGTGTGAACTTATACAGCTCAAGGTCGTCATCTCCGGCGTCATCCGTACGGTTTTCTCTGGACCGTTCGACTTCACCGAGCCGGTCTATTTCTGCTTTAAACCGGAATCACGTGGTGCAGAACCGGAGTTATAAATCCTTGCCTAGTAGCGGTCAGAAGAAGACGTGTATGTGCTCGCCGACGAATCATCCAGGTTCGTTCCGATGTAGTCTACATAAGAATATTGTTGCAAGCAGTAGCCGTGCGCCGTCGTGCAATCCGAATCAGTTGCATATGAGGCGGTCCGCCATGACGAACTCACTTGTGAGAATCGGAACTGTAGAAGGTGATTTGGTGAAGAGAGCGTTAGCCGCTTTGATTCGTCCTTCGTCTCATCAACAGCGCCGCCGAGGCGATTTCCAGCATAGACCTAGTCGGCTTTCTGTCATGTCCAAAGTCGAGGATTCGTAAAGCAGATAGCCGTAGAAAATCCTATGCCCTAAGATCCGACTGTGTATAGACTTCTATAGTtacgattttttttttataactatAGCATAAAAAATCCTccaatttttggcatttttgtcCATGGAGCTTCAAATTCTGATAATATATCGGTAAAATCAAACTCCGTAAGGcctaaattaaattaatttaattgaTAACAATTCAGAGTCAATTTCTTCAATGTTTTTTATTATCATAATCCATTGCTTCACTCGCCAAACCAGTTATCACATCAATTCCATTTCATTTACCGATATCCATTCTCCGTCACCGTTATCCGTTCTCCATTCTCCTCACCGCTATCCATTCTCCGTTACCGTTATGCATTCTCCGTTACCGTTTTCCATTCTCCATTCTTTTTCTGTTTGGTCAGGCTGTACGCCGTATCTGTCCCGTGGTTGTATGCGTGATTTCCGTGTATGTATTTCAAGGTGGAATATATACGTATCTAGGTACTGCGGAAttacatatatatacacgtacGTGGAGGCGGTATACGTacgtatatatgtattttttgttTTAGTTATATACATACGTATTTTTTGTTTTAGTTATATACatatttagtttattttattacttttgatttATAAAATTTGAAGTTGTGACTGACTATATTTGTTGTTTTTTACGTTGCAGGTATTTGATGGTTAGATTCGTTTGGCAGGACTTGAACAGTAATCAGGAACATTATCAGAGACCAGAATGAACAGAggataattaaaattttaaacatATTTTGGACAACATAGATTTTTGCACTAAATAGATAATTAATTGATTACAAAGATGCTTAATTGAAGTTAAtcaattttaaaaacaaataatggTAAAAGGTACTTTTTTAGCCACAAAAACAAATAATGGTTCGGGTGACCCTTTAAGTTGGTTTGGTAAGTAACTTTGTCATGATTATATTCATTGCCTTTTTTTAATAGGATTTTCTTTTCAACATTTACAAAAGCAATATAGTAATCATGAGTCATGACGTTAAGATTATTAATTTGAAACAGATGGAACACTTCGACTGCACACAatatatgtataaaaataatatcatatacTTTAATGGTAACTGGATTTTCCCACTGTATATATAAGCTATTTTCTTAGATAACTTGCTTTTGGTTCCTTCGGTCGAATAGCTACTATAAAGTACTCCCTCCCTCTTAAATTATATGTTAGTGCTTTTACTTAGGAGGTATTTTTGATTATttgcctttatttatattttattagtATTTGAACAATTATAATATTAGTTCATAATTGAGGTGttgataatttttaaaaataattattactcaggttaaaataaaaaaaaaaatataatttgttttgaatttttaaaatgataaataatttgagagAAATATATTTAGAAATTACGACAGTTAATTTGGGACAGAAGGAGCAACATTAGAAAGATATCAAAGCGtattttttattgaaaatgatTTAAGCCTTTAAATATATAAGTTATGTTTTTTTTACTTTGTGTTAAAACAAGGTCTATACAAAAGTTGCTCATTTTTTTCTACTTTGAGTTAAAAGATAGTTTCACAAAATATTCCTTTTGTCCATGTTTGACACTATCTTTTTAGTCATTTGAAAAACTGGTCATCTATATATTAAGTTTGAAAGTATTTAACTTAGATTATTTATTGTAAAAATACAAATATCATAACAAATTTAAGAACACGAGTTCCAAGAGTCTTAAAATTACCTAAATTATAAATACTATATTTAAGTTCATATATTTTAAAACCTTCATTTATTCTTTATTTCCATACCTGATCAAATAAGTGTATATAATTAAATTGTAAAGAATATATAATAAGCACTACTATAACGCATGAGTTCAGCAATATCTTAATTATACCGTATAAATAACCTATACGTATTTCCAATTTAAAGCGTATCATTTTTCAACCGCTATGTTAGTGTACACGACGTCACTAAAGACAAAGTCGTCGAAAGTTTGGAGCTGCTGCCCATAGTGTAACACAATAGGAGAGACCGAGAGAGCAGACAATTACAGCTAACAATTTGCTAAACCCATTAAATTTACATTGGGATAATTGACATTGGTTATTTATTAAGAATCCTATACTAACATATCTAATGTTCTCAATTTAACAATTAATAACATGGTAGAATAAATAAAATTCGTTCACTTTTAATTAGAAAATTTGTGTTTATGTTATAATCTATATTCTCTATAACATCACTTTGTTATAACATTCAAAAATATTCGAAACAATTGAGGCTGTCATAGAGAGGTTTGGCCGTAACGGAGAACAATATTTGCGAATCCGGCGTGGTTGAAGTACCAAAACAAATATAgaatgaaaaaccaaaaaaaaatctcAACCTATAGCGTTGACTTTTCtgtaacaaaactataatatagGCACCTAAAAGGAAGTGGAGGTATGAAAGGTTTATGGAAGTACTTTTGTTATAATCTCAACAGCTTCAAACCTATTATTTAACAGCTTCAAACCTATTATTCAACTCAGTTCATAACTTCATATCTACTTCATTATAATTTATAGTATTGCTTCCTAATTTCAACAAAAAAATGATAGTATTATATTTGAAGTGTCAAACATTTTGTTAACCCCACTTTGTCGAGTTTCTCGCTAATTATCAAAATCTGTTGTTACACTAATCTATCTGACGTGCTTTTTCTATGATGTAAATCTTAAAAAGAATTAAGAAATCGACGAGAAGTAGCATTGTAAATCATGTCTCTACAattctttttagacatagggaatAGTATTATTTTACGAGAACAAAGAAGTAATCAAGTATTCCCTTTGTTTCAATATATATGTAATTATTTTCTTATCGGAAAAGTGTCAAATATGCTTATGAATTATTGAAAATAGAGCACTTATGCCCTCCATTTGTATTTAGGTATAAAATTGTCCTTGCCGTTAATAAAGTTGTTCACTTTTGCCCCTCCCCACTAACAGACTCTACATCAAGGACAATTTTGTACCCAAATACAAATGGAGGGTATAATTGCTCTATTTTCAATAGTTCAATGGCATATTTGACCATTTTCCGTAAAAATAATACTTTTTTGCTAAGTTGAAAAAATCCAAATATGCCCCTAAACTATTAAAAATAGAGCAATTATATCCTCCGTTTGCATTTGGGTACAAAAGGAGGGCACAATTTTGTACCCAAATACCCACATAAGAGAAATGTAAAAGTGAAATTTGTGATAGTACCTTATGGATGTATCGATATGCGGTTGCAAATTAAAATAGGAagatgaaacaaaaaaaaattcaccaTTAATTACTTGGTACTCTAATAATAAGATTTTGCATTAAGAATTGATATTACAATGTAAAAGGTCATTTTATTACGGATACAC is from Nicotiana tabacum cultivar K326 chromosome 18, ASM71507v2, whole genome shotgun sequence and encodes:
- the LOC107801319 gene encoding uncharacterized protein LOC107801319; translated protein: MAATRKSSGPVLRSLSPAGRFYSPGQRTGSAFASSTSGFSTGSHTILHRSTSPNRVNLYSSRSSSPASSVRFSLDRSTSPSRSISALNRNHVVQNRSYKSLPSSGQKKTCMCSPTNHPGSFRCSLHKNIVASSSRAPSCNPNQLHMRRSAMTNSLVRIGTVEGDLVKRALAALIRPSSHQQRRRGDFQHRPSRLSVMSKVEDS